The genomic region CCCCACTTGAGCATGTACAGATAGACCAGCGCACCCACCGCAATCAGGCCCCAGTATGTGATCAACCGGTCGAGCAACGCGACAGACCCTGCGAGATCGACCGGCACATCGACGAGTTTCAGCACGGAAACAGTGGCCACCTCCACGACCCCGAGCCCAGCCGGAGTGAAGGGCAGCGTCGTCAACAATGCGGCCATCAGTCCCACGAAGATCGCGAGCTGGAACGAGATGTGTACGTCGAGGGCCTTCGCGACGAGAAACACGCGAGATGATTCCATCGACCAGATGAGCGCGCTCAGCACCGCTGGAACCAGGGGACGGCGCAAATTGACGAAGACCGATTCCTGCAGTGCTTGCCATTGATTGCGAAAGCGCAATGGCAAACGTGTCTCGATGTGATCGCGGACGAACCAGATCACCACCAGCCCAATCACTGCCGCGATACAGAGAGCAACCCCGACATAGAGCGCGTTCGACGCACCCGACGGCATGTTTCCGTGAAAAGCCACGAGCGCTGAGACCGCAAGCATCGACACGAGCACCATGAGGTCGATCACCCGCTCGGTCAGAACGGTTCCAAACCCAATGGAGTAGCGGATTCCGTCGTCGACTTTGACGCGATAGATCCGATAAGCGTCGCCCAGCTTTGCCGGGAGAATGCAGTTGAAGAACCAAGAGACGAGCAGGACGGCGGTCAAGTACCCAACGGGAGGCACCCTCGTTCCGGGCAAGGACCCGGCTCCCGCGACCACGAGCATCCAGCGCCATCGCACTGAGCGCAGCACGATGGTGCCGACGTAGACCGTGATGGCAGCGGAAAGCAGCATCAGGTCGGCCGATCTGATGTTTCTCGCGACCTCGGCAAGATCGAGATCGAGTCGCCGGAAGAAGAAAACCAGAATCGCAACAGCGAACCCGAACGAAATCAACGTTCGCGGACGAAGCAGGCCCTTGCCGAGCGCAGCGGGATCTCCAACGGGTTGATCGGCATCGGGCGGCAACTCAGACTGCGGCGTCGACCCGAGCTTGGACTGCACGGTGTCAGAATCGATGCTCACGAATTCCCCCGCGCGCTCCACGCTTCGGTGCCGATGGCAATTGCCATCGCCCAGATGACGACTAACTGGATATTGAGGCTCAGAACATGAACGTACTCGAAAACGGCATGCGCTCCCGTGGCGGCGGTTACCCCGGCAGCACCTATGAGCAACGCCAACCTCGATCCACCTGGCATGATCCGAATCGAACGGACGATGATGAGCGAGACTCCCATGAGCATGGCGATATACGCCGTCAGTCCCACGACCCCGGATTGTGCAAGAAAATGAAGATAGGTGTTGTGCGCGTGCCCTCTACCTATGCGAAACCTCCATTCCTGGGTGAAGTCCCGGTAGTTTAGGTCGTAGTTTCCCGCTCCGACTCCAACAAATGGATGCGCCTTGGCCATCTCAACCGCAGCAGTCCAGTGCGAGAGCCGTTCCTGCACCGCGAAATTCGCAGGGGTAACCAGCGTCTCCTCATTTGCGAACGTCTTCACGCCGGCGGAAACGATCCCAATCGAGATCGTCAACAACGCGAGCGCGACGATCAATCCTAGC from Thermomicrobiales bacterium harbors:
- a CDS encoding lysylphosphatidylglycerol synthase transmembrane domain-containing protein, whose protein sequence is MSIDSDTVQSKLGSTPQSELPPDADQPVGDPAALGKGLLRPRTLISFGFAVAILVFFFRRLDLDLAEVARNIRSADLMLLSAAITVYVGTIVLRSVRWRWMLVVAGAGSLPGTRVPPVGYLTAVLLVSWFFNCILPAKLGDAYRIYRVKVDDGIRYSIGFGTVLTERVIDLMVLVSMLAVSALVAFHGNMPSGASNALYVGVALCIAAVIGLVVIWFVRDHIETRLPLRFRNQWQALQESVFVNLRRPLVPAVLSALIWSMESSRVFLVAKALDVHISFQLAIFVGLMAALLTTLPFTPAGLGVVEVATVSVLKLVDVPVDLAGSVALLDRLITYWGLIAVGALVYLYMLKWGTRKRATPQRA